The proteins below are encoded in one region of Pelecanus crispus isolate bPelCri1 chromosome 4, bPelCri1.pri, whole genome shotgun sequence:
- the KLHL8 gene encoding kelch-like protein 8 isoform X1, which yields MASESMVPEQAKQHLIKGKRRQQQQQQQQTRSSNSDGEDDTFVFEANEAWKDFHSSLLHFFEAGELCDVTLKVGSKLISCHKLVLACVIPYFRAMFLSEMAEAKQTLIEIRDFDGDAIEDLVKFVYSSRLTLTVDNVQPLLYAACILQVELVAKACCEYMKLHFHPSNCLAVRAFAESHNRIDLMDMADQYACEHFTEVVECEDFVSVSPQHLHKLLSSSDLNIENEKQVYNAAIKWLLANPQHHATWLDEILAQVRLPLLPICFLMGVVAKEEIVKQNLKCRDLLDEARNYHLHLSSRAVPDFEYSIRTTPRKQTAGVLFCVGGRGGSGDPFRSIECYSISKNNWFFGPEMNSRRRHVGVISVGGKVYAVGGHDGNEHLGSMEVFDPLTNKWMMKASMNTKRRGIALASLGGPIYAIGGLDDNTCFSDVERYDVDSDQWSAVAPMNTPRGGVGSVALVNHVYAVGGNDGVASLSSVEKYDPHLDKWIEVKEMGQRRAGNGVSELHGCLYVVGGFDDNSPLSSVERFDPRSNKWEYVAELTTPRGGVGIATLMGKIFAVGGHNGNAYLNTVEAFDPIGNRWELVGSVSHCRAGAGVAVCSCLSTQIRDVGQGSSNVVDCM from the exons ATGGCTTCAGAATCCATGGTCCCAGAGCAAGCAAAACAACATCTGATAAAGGGAAAAAGGcggcagcaacagcagcagcagcagcaaactagATCTTCCAACAGTGATGGTGAAGATGACACCTTTGTATTTGAAGCAAATGAGGCTTGGAAGGATTTTCACAGCTCTCTTCTTCACTTCTTTGAAGCTGGAGAGCTCTGCGATGTTACACTGAAG gttggTTCAAAGCTTATCTCCTGCCACAAACTGGTGCTAGCTTGTGTTATACCTTACTTCAGGGCCATGTTTCTTTCGGAAATGGCGGAAGCCAAGCAGACATTGATCGAGATCAGGGACTTTGACGGTGATGCAATAGAAGACCTAGTGAAGTTTGTGTACTCCTCCCGGCTTACTCTGACAGTGGATAACGTCCAGCCTCTCTTGTACGCTGCTTGCATTCTTCAGGTGGAACTGGTAGCAAAGGCGTGCTGTGAATACATGAAGCTGCACTTCCATCCCTCCAACTGCCTGGCAGTCAGGGCATTTGCGGAGAGTCACAACCGCATTGATTTGATGGACATGGCTGATCAGTATGCTTGTGAACATTTTACAGAAGTGGTGGAGTGCGAAGACTTTGTGAGCGTGTCACCACAGCACCTCCATAAACTCCTGTCCTCCAGTGACCTGaatattgaaaatgaaaagcaagtttaCAACGCTGCTATCAAGTGGTTGCTAGCCAATCCACAGCATCATGCTACGTGGCTGGATGAAATACTTGCACAG GTACGGCTGCCTCTCTTGCCCATTTGTTTCCTTATGGGTGTTGTGGCAAAGGAAGAGATTGTCAAGCAGAATCTAAAATGTAGGGATTTGCTGGATGAAGCAAGAAACTACCACCTTCACCTGAGCAGCAGGGCAGTGCCAGACTTTGAGTACTCCATTCGCACAACACCAAGGAAGCAGACTGCTG gTGTGCTGTTCTGCGTTGGTGGTAGAGGTGGCTCGGGTGACCCATTTCGCAGCATTGAATGTTACTCTATCAGTAAGAACAACTGGTTCTTCGGCCCTGAAATGAACAGCAGGAGAAGGCACGTGGGTGTAATCTCTGTGGGAG GTAAAGTCTACGCAGTAGGTGGACATGATGGAAATGAACACTTAGGAAGCATGGAAGTGTTTGATCCTCTCACAAACAAGTGGATGATGAAGGCATCAATGAACACGAAGAG GAGAGGAATTGCTCTTGCCTCCCTTGGTGGCCCCATTTACGCTATAGGAGGTTTAGATGACAACACTTGCTTCAGTGATGTGGAAAGATACGATGTTGATTCTGATCAATGGAGTGCAGTCGCCCCAATGAACACTCCGAGGGGAGGAGTCGGCTCTGTAGCCCTTGTG AACCATGTTTACGCTGTGGGCGGCAATGACGGTGTAGCATCTCTTTCCAGTGTGGAGAAATACGATCCCCATTTGGATAAGTGGATAGAAGTGAAAGAGATGGGTCAGCGAAGAGCTGGCAATGGTGTCAGCGAGCTCCATGGCTGCTTGTATGTTGTCG GTGGCTTTGATGACAACTCTCCACTGAGCTCGGTAGAGCGGTTTGACCCACGCAGTAACAAATGGGAATATGTAGCAGAGCTTACAACTCCGAGGGGTGGCGTTGGCATAGCGACACTGATGGGTAAAATTTTTGCAGTTGGAGGTCATAATGGCAATGCGTACCTGAATACAGTGGAAGCATTTGACCCCATAGGGAATAG GTGGGAACTGGTCGGCTCTGTGTCAcactgcagggcaggggcaggcgtGGCTGTGTGCTCTTGTCTCAGCACCCAGATCCGGGACGTGGGCCAAGGATCCAGCAATGTCGTTGACTGCATGTGa
- the KLHL8 gene encoding kelch-like protein 8 isoform X2, which translates to MASESMVPEQAKQHLIKGKRRQQQQQQQQTRSSNSDGEDDTFVFEANEAWKDFHSSLLHFFEAGELCDVTLKVELVAKACCEYMKLHFHPSNCLAVRAFAESHNRIDLMDMADQYACEHFTEVVECEDFVSVSPQHLHKLLSSSDLNIENEKQVYNAAIKWLLANPQHHATWLDEILAQVRLPLLPICFLMGVVAKEEIVKQNLKCRDLLDEARNYHLHLSSRAVPDFEYSIRTTPRKQTAGVLFCVGGRGGSGDPFRSIECYSISKNNWFFGPEMNSRRRHVGVISVGGKVYAVGGHDGNEHLGSMEVFDPLTNKWMMKASMNTKRRGIALASLGGPIYAIGGLDDNTCFSDVERYDVDSDQWSAVAPMNTPRGGVGSVALVNHVYAVGGNDGVASLSSVEKYDPHLDKWIEVKEMGQRRAGNGVSELHGCLYVVGGFDDNSPLSSVERFDPRSNKWEYVAELTTPRGGVGIATLMGKIFAVGGHNGNAYLNTVEAFDPIGNRWELVGSVSHCRAGAGVAVCSCLSTQIRDVGQGSSNVVDCM; encoded by the exons ATGGCTTCAGAATCCATGGTCCCAGAGCAAGCAAAACAACATCTGATAAAGGGAAAAAGGcggcagcaacagcagcagcagcagcaaactagATCTTCCAACAGTGATGGTGAAGATGACACCTTTGTATTTGAAGCAAATGAGGCTTGGAAGGATTTTCACAGCTCTCTTCTTCACTTCTTTGAAGCTGGAGAGCTCTGCGATGTTACACTGAAG GTGGAACTGGTAGCAAAGGCGTGCTGTGAATACATGAAGCTGCACTTCCATCCCTCCAACTGCCTGGCAGTCAGGGCATTTGCGGAGAGTCACAACCGCATTGATTTGATGGACATGGCTGATCAGTATGCTTGTGAACATTTTACAGAAGTGGTGGAGTGCGAAGACTTTGTGAGCGTGTCACCACAGCACCTCCATAAACTCCTGTCCTCCAGTGACCTGaatattgaaaatgaaaagcaagtttaCAACGCTGCTATCAAGTGGTTGCTAGCCAATCCACAGCATCATGCTACGTGGCTGGATGAAATACTTGCACAG GTACGGCTGCCTCTCTTGCCCATTTGTTTCCTTATGGGTGTTGTGGCAAAGGAAGAGATTGTCAAGCAGAATCTAAAATGTAGGGATTTGCTGGATGAAGCAAGAAACTACCACCTTCACCTGAGCAGCAGGGCAGTGCCAGACTTTGAGTACTCCATTCGCACAACACCAAGGAAGCAGACTGCTG gTGTGCTGTTCTGCGTTGGTGGTAGAGGTGGCTCGGGTGACCCATTTCGCAGCATTGAATGTTACTCTATCAGTAAGAACAACTGGTTCTTCGGCCCTGAAATGAACAGCAGGAGAAGGCACGTGGGTGTAATCTCTGTGGGAG GTAAAGTCTACGCAGTAGGTGGACATGATGGAAATGAACACTTAGGAAGCATGGAAGTGTTTGATCCTCTCACAAACAAGTGGATGATGAAGGCATCAATGAACACGAAGAG GAGAGGAATTGCTCTTGCCTCCCTTGGTGGCCCCATTTACGCTATAGGAGGTTTAGATGACAACACTTGCTTCAGTGATGTGGAAAGATACGATGTTGATTCTGATCAATGGAGTGCAGTCGCCCCAATGAACACTCCGAGGGGAGGAGTCGGCTCTGTAGCCCTTGTG AACCATGTTTACGCTGTGGGCGGCAATGACGGTGTAGCATCTCTTTCCAGTGTGGAGAAATACGATCCCCATTTGGATAAGTGGATAGAAGTGAAAGAGATGGGTCAGCGAAGAGCTGGCAATGGTGTCAGCGAGCTCCATGGCTGCTTGTATGTTGTCG GTGGCTTTGATGACAACTCTCCACTGAGCTCGGTAGAGCGGTTTGACCCACGCAGTAACAAATGGGAATATGTAGCAGAGCTTACAACTCCGAGGGGTGGCGTTGGCATAGCGACACTGATGGGTAAAATTTTTGCAGTTGGAGGTCATAATGGCAATGCGTACCTGAATACAGTGGAAGCATTTGACCCCATAGGGAATAG GTGGGAACTGGTCGGCTCTGTGTCAcactgcagggcaggggcaggcgtGGCTGTGTGCTCTTGTCTCAGCACCCAGATCCGGGACGTGGGCCAAGGATCCAGCAATGTCGTTGACTGCATGTGa
- the KLHL8 gene encoding kelch-like protein 8 isoform X3, which yields MASESMVPEQAKQHLIKGKRRQQQQQQQQTRSSNSDGEDDTFVFEANEAWKDFHSSLLHFFEAGELCDVTLKVRLPLLPICFLMGVVAKEEIVKQNLKCRDLLDEARNYHLHLSSRAVPDFEYSIRTTPRKQTAGVLFCVGGRGGSGDPFRSIECYSISKNNWFFGPEMNSRRRHVGVISVGGKVYAVGGHDGNEHLGSMEVFDPLTNKWMMKASMNTKRRGIALASLGGPIYAIGGLDDNTCFSDVERYDVDSDQWSAVAPMNTPRGGVGSVALVNHVYAVGGNDGVASLSSVEKYDPHLDKWIEVKEMGQRRAGNGVSELHGCLYVVGGFDDNSPLSSVERFDPRSNKWEYVAELTTPRGGVGIATLMGKIFAVGGHNGNAYLNTVEAFDPIGNRWELVGSVSHCRAGAGVAVCSCLSTQIRDVGQGSSNVVDCM from the exons ATGGCTTCAGAATCCATGGTCCCAGAGCAAGCAAAACAACATCTGATAAAGGGAAAAAGGcggcagcaacagcagcagcagcagcaaactagATCTTCCAACAGTGATGGTGAAGATGACACCTTTGTATTTGAAGCAAATGAGGCTTGGAAGGATTTTCACAGCTCTCTTCTTCACTTCTTTGAAGCTGGAGAGCTCTGCGATGTTACACTGAAG GTACGGCTGCCTCTCTTGCCCATTTGTTTCCTTATGGGTGTTGTGGCAAAGGAAGAGATTGTCAAGCAGAATCTAAAATGTAGGGATTTGCTGGATGAAGCAAGAAACTACCACCTTCACCTGAGCAGCAGGGCAGTGCCAGACTTTGAGTACTCCATTCGCACAACACCAAGGAAGCAGACTGCTG gTGTGCTGTTCTGCGTTGGTGGTAGAGGTGGCTCGGGTGACCCATTTCGCAGCATTGAATGTTACTCTATCAGTAAGAACAACTGGTTCTTCGGCCCTGAAATGAACAGCAGGAGAAGGCACGTGGGTGTAATCTCTGTGGGAG GTAAAGTCTACGCAGTAGGTGGACATGATGGAAATGAACACTTAGGAAGCATGGAAGTGTTTGATCCTCTCACAAACAAGTGGATGATGAAGGCATCAATGAACACGAAGAG GAGAGGAATTGCTCTTGCCTCCCTTGGTGGCCCCATTTACGCTATAGGAGGTTTAGATGACAACACTTGCTTCAGTGATGTGGAAAGATACGATGTTGATTCTGATCAATGGAGTGCAGTCGCCCCAATGAACACTCCGAGGGGAGGAGTCGGCTCTGTAGCCCTTGTG AACCATGTTTACGCTGTGGGCGGCAATGACGGTGTAGCATCTCTTTCCAGTGTGGAGAAATACGATCCCCATTTGGATAAGTGGATAGAAGTGAAAGAGATGGGTCAGCGAAGAGCTGGCAATGGTGTCAGCGAGCTCCATGGCTGCTTGTATGTTGTCG GTGGCTTTGATGACAACTCTCCACTGAGCTCGGTAGAGCGGTTTGACCCACGCAGTAACAAATGGGAATATGTAGCAGAGCTTACAACTCCGAGGGGTGGCGTTGGCATAGCGACACTGATGGGTAAAATTTTTGCAGTTGGAGGTCATAATGGCAATGCGTACCTGAATACAGTGGAAGCATTTGACCCCATAGGGAATAG GTGGGAACTGGTCGGCTCTGTGTCAcactgcagggcaggggcaggcgtGGCTGTGTGCTCTTGTCTCAGCACCCAGATCCGGGACGTGGGCCAAGGATCCAGCAATGTCGTTGACTGCATGTGa